A single genomic interval of Camelina sativa cultivar DH55 chromosome 11, Cs, whole genome shotgun sequence harbors:
- the LOC104721821 gene encoding diacylglycerol kinase 7-like, translated as MEETPRSVGEASTTNFVPAETRPSAKKDAVTMKGCGFANLAWVGVDREELRGRLAMPEYLRLAMRDCIKRKDSTAVPDHLLLLPGGVAADMAPHAPMVVFINPKSGGRHGPVLKQRLQQLMTDEQVFDLTEVKPHEFVRYGLACLETLAAKGDECARECREKMRIMVAGGDGTVGWVLGCLGELHNDGKSHIPPVGVIPLGTGNDLSRSFSWGGSFPFAWRSAMKRTLHRATLGTVSRLDSWKIVVSMPSGEVVDPPYSLKPTTEETALDQALDADKDVPPKAKSYEGVFYNYFSIGMDAQVAYGFHHLRNEKPYLAQGPVTNKLIYSSYSCTQGWFCTPCVSNPSLRGLRNIMKIHIKKANCSEWEEIHVPKSVRSIVILNLYNYGSGRHPWGNLRPKYLEKRGFVEAHCDDGLIEIFGLKQGWHASFVMAEIISAKHIAQAAAIRFELRGGDWKNAFLQMDGEPWKQPMKSDYSTFVEIKRVPFQSLMINGE; from the exons atgGAGGAGACGCCGAGATCAGTCGGAGAAGCGTCGACGACTAATTTTGTGCCGGCGGAGACACGACCGTCGGCGAAGAAAGATGCGGTGACGATGAAAGGTTGCGGTTTTGCTAACCTTGCGTGGGTTGGTGTAGATAGAGAGGAGCTTCGAGGGAGGTTAGCTATGCCTGAGTATCTCCGTCTAGCTATGAGAGATTGTATCAAGCGGAAAGATTCAACGGCGGTTCCTGATCATTTGCTGCTACTTCCTGGCGGCGTTGCTGCGGATATGGCTCCTCACGCGCCAATGGTTGTGTTCATTAACCCGAAAAGTGGAGGTCGTCATGGTCCTGTTCTTAAACAGAGGCTTCAACAGTTGATGACCGACGAACAG GTATTTGATCTCACAGAAGTGAAGCCTCATGAATTTGTACGGTATGGTTTGGCATGCTTGGAGACATTGGCAGCCAAAGGAGATGAATGTGCAAGAGAATGCAGAGAAAAGATGCGGATCATG gtAGCAGGTGGTGATGGTACTGTTGGTTGGGTTCTTGGATGTCTTGGTGAGCTTCACAATGACGGTAAATCACATATTCCTCCCGTTGGAGTTATCCCTCTTGGTACAGGAAATGACCTCTCCAGGAGTTTTAGTTGGGGTGGTTCATTCCCTTTTGCTTGGAGATCTGCTATGAAAAGAACATTACATCGAGCAACTTTGGGTACCGTTTCTCGATTAGATAGCTGGAAGATTGTTGTGTCGATGCCATCTGGAGAAGTCGTTGATCCTCCTTATTCTTTGAAGCCTACAACAGAGGAAACTGCACTTGATCAGGCTTTGGATGCTGATAAAGATGTACCTCCTAAAGCAAAGTCCTATGAAGGAGTGTTCTACAACTACTTTAGCATAG GTATGGATGCTCAAGTTGCATATGGATTCCACCATCTTCGCAATGAAAAACCATACCTAGCTCAAGGCCCTGTTACAAATAAG CTTATTTATTCAAGTTACAGTTGCACTCAGGGTTGGTTTTGCACGCCTTGTGTCAGCAATCCTAGTTTAAG GGGACTTAGAAACATTATGAAAATACACATTAAAAAAGCAAATTGCTCCGAATGGGAAGAGATCCATGTTCCTAAAAG CGTGAGATCTATTGTGATATTGAATCTTTATAACTACGGAAGTGGAAGACATCCATGGGGTAATCTCAGACCAAAATATTTAGAGAAG AGAGGATTTGTGGAGGCGCATTGTGACGACGGGCTGATAGAGATATTTGGTTTAAAGCAAGGTTGGCATGCTTCATTTGTAATGGCTGAAATCATCTCAGCTAAGCACATTGCTCAG GCGGCTGCGATTAGATTTGAACTAAGAGGAGGTGATTGGAAAAATGCCTTCTTGCAAATGGATGGTGAGCCATGGAAACAACCAATGAAGAGTGATTATTCGACTTTCGTTGAGATAAAAAGGGTTCCTTTTCAATCGTTAATGATCAACGGCGAATGA